In a single window of the Motilibacter aurantiacus genome:
- a CDS encoding sensor histidine kinase: MAALRPAAAGSPPRAVPRRLLLRFVAAGLAALLLLALAAGFALRRVATREAVNDAAELSSIAARSVASLVSDGLADGEPAEVARFDAAVRERVLGAPIVRVKLWDETGTVVYSDDSRLVGDRFGFDGEELEVLREGGVEAEVGDLDKPENRFEPKDRPLLEVYQQVQTPSGRPLLLETYQEFSSVAAEATTTFREVLPGLLLAMVLLEALQLPLAWTLVKRLQAGQRERELLLQRALDASDDERRRIARDLHDGVVQTLVSVSYGLSAVQARAYADPAVGPAVATAATVTRQGIQELRSLLVDIYPPSLAASGLGAALSDLSAPLAGQGVEVRLDVPADLDLAWEVESLLYRVAREALRNVSAHAHASSVDVTVRRVAGRVIVTLADDGVGLPGGHVAAEGHFGVRTMKDLAVGANGSFAVSGRDGGGRVVEVEVPAA; this comes from the coding sequence ATGGCCGCTCTCCGTCCCGCCGCCGCGGGCAGCCCGCCGCGGGCCGTCCCACGCCGGCTGCTGCTGCGCTTCGTCGCCGCCGGGCTCGCGGCCCTGCTCCTGCTCGCGCTGGCCGCCGGCTTCGCGCTGCGGCGGGTCGCCACCCGCGAGGCGGTGAACGACGCCGCCGAGCTGTCGAGCATCGCCGCCCGCTCGGTGGCCTCGCTCGTCTCCGACGGCCTCGCGGACGGGGAGCCCGCCGAGGTGGCCCGGTTCGACGCCGCCGTCCGCGAGCGGGTGCTCGGCGCGCCGATCGTCCGGGTCAAGCTGTGGGACGAGACGGGCACGGTCGTCTACTCCGACGACTCCCGGCTCGTCGGGGACCGCTTCGGCTTCGACGGGGAGGAGCTCGAGGTGCTGCGCGAGGGCGGCGTCGAGGCCGAGGTCGGCGACCTGGACAAGCCGGAGAACCGCTTCGAGCCCAAGGACCGGCCGCTGCTCGAGGTCTACCAGCAGGTCCAGACGCCCTCGGGGCGCCCGCTGCTGCTGGAGACGTACCAGGAGTTCAGCTCGGTCGCCGCCGAGGCGACCACGACGTTCCGCGAGGTGCTGCCCGGGCTGCTGCTCGCCATGGTGCTGCTGGAGGCGCTGCAGCTGCCGCTCGCCTGGACCCTGGTCAAGCGGCTGCAGGCCGGGCAGCGCGAGCGCGAGCTGCTGCTGCAGCGTGCGCTCGACGCCTCCGACGACGAGCGGCGGCGCATCGCGCGCGACCTGCACGACGGCGTGGTGCAGACCCTGGTCAGCGTGAGCTACGGGCTGTCGGCGGTGCAGGCGCGGGCCTACGCAGACCCTGCCGTGGGGCCGGCGGTCGCCACGGCCGCGACGGTGACCAGACAAGGGATTCAGGAACTGCGCAGCCTGCTCGTCGACATCTACCCGCCCTCGCTCGCGGCCTCGGGCCTCGGCGCGGCGCTCTCGGACCTGTCCGCTCCCCTCGCCGGGCAAGGGGTCGAGGTACGACTCGACGTGCCCGCCGACCTCGACCTCGCCTGGGAGGTGGAGTCGCTGCTCTACCGCGTCGCCCGCGAGGCCCTGCGCAACGTGTCTGCACATGCACACGCGAGTTCGGTCGACGTGACCGTGCGCCGGGTCGCCGGACGAGTGATCGTGACGCTGGCCGACGACGGGGTCGGGCTGCCCGGCGGGCACGTCGCCGCGGAGGGCCACTTCGGGGTGCGGACGATGAAGGACCTGGCCGTCGGGGCCAACGGCAGCTTCGCCGTCTCCGGCCGGGACGGGGGCGGGAGGGTCGTCGAGGTGGAGGTGCCGGCCGCGTGA
- a CDS encoding response regulator: MIRVLLADDHALVRAGLQQLLAAVPDVEVVGAASDGDEAVTMAAALQPDVVLMDLSMPRVDGVEATRRILAQRPDAQVVVLTSFVERERVVGALDAGAVGYLLKDGDPQDVVRGLAAVARGESPLDPKAARALLTTRTTRPTVEMTEREREVLSLLAAGLANKQIGRKLGITEATVKAHLTRVYAAIGVMDRTSAAVWAHRNGVA; the protein is encoded by the coding sequence GTGATCCGGGTCCTGCTCGCCGACGACCACGCGCTCGTCCGCGCCGGGCTGCAGCAGCTGCTGGCCGCGGTGCCGGACGTCGAGGTCGTCGGGGCCGCCTCCGACGGCGACGAGGCCGTCACGATGGCCGCCGCCCTGCAGCCCGACGTGGTGCTCATGGACCTGTCGATGCCGCGCGTCGACGGGGTGGAGGCCACCCGGCGCATCCTCGCGCAGCGGCCCGACGCGCAGGTGGTCGTGCTGACCTCGTTCGTGGAGCGCGAGCGCGTCGTCGGCGCGCTCGACGCGGGCGCGGTCGGCTACCTGCTCAAGGACGGCGACCCGCAGGACGTCGTGCGCGGCCTCGCGGCGGTCGCGCGCGGGGAGTCGCCGCTCGACCCCAAGGCCGCCCGCGCGCTGCTGACCACCCGCACCACCCGGCCCACCGTCGAGATGACCGAGCGGGAGCGGGAGGTGCTCTCGCTGCTCGCCGCGGGGCTGGCGAACAAGCAGATCGGCCGCAAGCTCGGCATCACCGAGGCGACGGTGAAGGCGCACCTGACGCGGGTCTACGCCGCGATCGGCGTCATGGACCGGACCTCGGCCGCCGTGTGGGCGCACCGCAACGGCGTCGCCTGA
- a CDS encoding DUF2795 domain-containing protein, with translation MSDKPNPIQMQKFLGGVDYPASRDDLVKHAEGKGADEDVLEGLRAIEDRTYDGPNAVSAAFSKS, from the coding sequence ATGAGCGACAAGCCGAACCCGATCCAGATGCAGAAGTTCCTCGGCGGGGTGGACTACCCCGCCTCCAGGGACGACCTGGTCAAGCACGCCGAGGGCAAGGGCGCCGACGAGGACGTGCTCGAGGGCCTGCGCGCCATCGAGGACCGGACGTACGACGGCCCGAACGCGGTCAGCGCGGCGTTCAGCAAGTCCTGA